AGTAGATCATGAAATATCCCTATAATTCAAAGCAACTAGGAAATTGGGAAAGAAACATAGgcatttaatattaatatgagCAAACAGCTAAGCacatgaaacaaaaataatcttAATCAATAGCATCAATTATCGTCTACTCATCGTATGATGCTGGTAGGGGTGACCAAAAGGGTAGGTTGctggtaatgggtcaaaatgggtacttTGTTGGTTATGTCAAATAGGTAAGATTGACCCGAAACATTCTTTATCCAATAACTTGTTTAAAATATGATATACTACGATGCAACAAACCCGATAATTATCTAATAAGATGCTTTGGCAGGTTTTGGGTAAGTGGAAAAGCCCAGCCAGGCCATCATTTTAGTGACCTTAATGCACACGACACATCGATCCAAATTCCAAAAGAATCACCACCCTAAACCCTTGAAGGATTCTGGATTACTATgttatgatcccacatcggccaagtaaaAGATTGGTTAGTAATTAATAAGAATACGCTTTTGGGACTTCGGAGTGATATCTACACTTACTTTATGGCTTGATATGaacctattatgggatgggttcatATCATATTTGGCTGGCCAGGTGGCCCCATAAGTTGCAGATTACAGACTTCAAACTTAGGAATCTCCTCTGGAGACTCCCAAGACCTTGCTGACAGGGCATCCCCTGTGGTATTTAATTCAATTCCCTTCAGGAGATTTTTGACCCATTAAACCTGTTTGTTTAGCTATTCTTTGTTTTGCCTGATTGTTTATTGAAGGTAAAACATAACATGAATCAAAATCACTTCCTCAAGATAACAGATAGCCACAAATGAAATCACAGTAAGACCAGACTCTTATGCATGGCCTTTGTAACATTAATAAAAGCCAGATGTTACTAAAAAAGAAGCTAACCTCCATAGAAGTAGGTCTGCTCTGGAGGAGTATAAAAACTCGATGGATTTACAGATGTCTGAGCTCCACTAGCATTCATGGACCCCACAATAGCTGCATCCGGAGAAGGATTCGGAGAAACAATCCTTTCATGTTTGGGAGAAAGTGGCtgataatacaaataaaacaataaatgtaGGCTATTTGTAACAATCGAATGGgaattaataactaaattgaGCAACCAACAAGTACCTTATCCATGAAGTTATCCGACCCAATCCCGTCACCTGCTGAAATTGTCATAATTGTCGAGTTACTAAGTTAGTGATACCAGAGATTAAGAAAAGCACACAACTAGTCTATTTAAGAGTTAAGATCAAAATACATTTCACAACCGCCAACATGTCATCATGCTGGCATGGTGCAGAGAACCAATCAATATAGTAAAAACTGATGATATTACTCATCATGGCTCTCTCTTTCACTCACTCACTGCTGGATTGTGGACGTTTGAGAAGGATTCATAGAAACAATCCTTTCATGTTTCCGTCATATCATTGTTTTCAGTCAACCTAATTTGTTTTCCATGAGACGTAAACAACAGCATTCCTATAAACGTCAATAACCAAAGACGTAACAAAGAAATTCATGGTCATAGGCCTCACGTACTCTTATAGGGTGTTCAGAATTCCATATTCTTTGCTTATGGCTTAAAAGCTATGTTCGAAATAATCAGAAATCACCGAGCTTAAAGCTAAGAGTATTTTTCCTTTAAAATTAACTAAAAGGCACTTAAAACGCAAAAACTTCAAGCTGCATTTTGGCTTACAAAAACACAATAAACTATACACACTCCTAAACACCCTCTACACTTAATCTGATTTGTTATACTTATCATACCAAACAATAACTCATAACCAACACGTATCCTACAAATTTGGATGCAGAGACAACCCAAGACAGTATTCTACAAAGTATCAACTACCAATGATATATCAGCACTTACATGGCCACATGCATCACAAACTGATACATTTCGTTTATCTTACTAGcatatcttcacattgaagaaATCACTACTTCTTCAAAGTCAACATCTATCAAAAAACAAGatccaaaaccaaaacaaagaTATCTACTGATCCAATACCATCTCTACTGATCCAAATTTCAACAACATTAAACATTACCAAAAAAGCCCTAATTCAATAAACACAAACCCTAATTCCCAAAATGTATAacttaaaaaactaataaaaaccaaaaaaaattacatacacaattaaaaaatacaagATCCCATCAAGCCCATAtcaaaaaaacaatcaaaattgcaataaatcaaaaaagtttcaatcttttgaacaataatcaataaaaaaaaacaagattttacataatcatctttaacaaaattcaaaaataataaataaaaatatattaagtgtTAAATAGATACATACCAGGATGTAAAGGCAAAGATGAAATTGAAGCAGGAGAGACTCGATCTTTTCCTTGTTGACCTTTTTCttccattatttttattttattatttatttaaaacgcataaaatcaaattaaaataaatcttTATCAATTAATAATCatagaaagaaacaaaagattgaaataaaaaaagaattcGAATTCGAATTCTTCAtgtattaataacaataatgatactataataatatcaaaaaacAATCAGCAGAGAAAGAAGAATTgatttattcattattattgagaataaaaaaaaaaatgtatatggaAAGGGTTTTAggtcatttatttttaatatttatatttatttatttatatagatacagatttgTACATGTACACGTAGTTGTGCGTGTGTCTAATGAAACTTCTCCTTCTTTTCCCATTTTTGGCTTTTCCTTTTACCTACTTTATTTTTTCAATGAACATATGAGGGTTTTtaggaaaataaaaatgtgcttagaattttggatttttaggaaaataaaagtgaaaatttcacatattaatttttttaatatttcgaTAAATGATTTAAAcctatatttttatgtattaaaattaaCATATTGAGGGTTTTATTTAAATTGAGTGTGTAAAAACTCATActcgtttctttttttttaaaattacatttttgaaaagtttggtTTTAGAAATAATCAAAATGTCATATGTATTTAAGATGGAGCGAGatgttttggtttttcttttcaaaaaaatatgtaaataattcaaatagtttttttagaacgacattaGTGTCATTCAATAATTCAAAGATAAAACAATGTATTATTTTAATTGGATTTACACTACCGCAAAATAACTCTTCCAGGAAGAATCTCACATACATGTCAACCACAAGGTTCAAGATTTTTAATCCGTAAATAAAACTTCAAATACATCCGACTATTAAACTGTTTTCATTTGAACTTTTAACAAAGCTAGAATATGATTTTGAGAAACTACAAATAACATTAGTTTTATCACTTTATGCACAATTATGAAAAGGGCCATACTTACTGACAGATTTGAATGAAAAAAGATAACGTACATATTGACATATTGtagtttagaaaatgaaagaCCGTCAAGTTAATACATGTTCACCTTGacttaaaaaaaagtatttaggCCTTTAGGGTCAAATATATACCTCATTTGCAAACTTTTAACTTTATCAACAAATATCCTCACAAAATAAAGTATGATATATCCTTTTTGGCCTAACAACCCTTTtagtttctttttaaattttaacatatgtgatgcatttatttatttatttttcatcttttcagccATTGATGtttatacatatgtatagtTAGTAGGATTATTATGAGTTTAAATTAGTATCATCtatctttttaaactttttttgttttatatcttCTTTTCCTAGCCCAAACACACAAGTCATCCCTTTATGCTCAGTAAATTCATTAGCCATGACAGGAATTTTTTAAGGTTGCGTTTATGGGTAATGAAGTCAAATAAATTCATTAGTCATGAGTCATAACAGACAATTTATTTAGGTTGTGTTTATGGGTAGTGAAGTCAAATAACAAAATTTTGATGTTTACCACCTAACTGACAAATtgctaaaaaaaatttctttgttaTACTGAACAACAGCTAACTAAAACATACCACGTACTTATTTGatctatatttaattagttCTAGTTATTTGTTTATGTATGTCTAATTGTTGGATGTAATTGAAAAATGGAACGCTAGCTTTAGCAAATCTTCACCCTTAAACTATCCATGGATCGCGTTATTTGGTTTGTCTTAATTGGATTTGAGCGATAAGTATAGCCCACGGATTGGGAGGAAAGAAGTTGGGCTAAGCTATGGGCTGGGCTACTTGTTGGGATACATAGTTTTGCACTTTTGCTAGAATGTGCTAAAAAAACATGTTACAACGTCAGTACGTCACAAAACATCGAAACAAAATCAAGTCCAATTAGTAACGTATAACTCTAATTACTtactctaataaaaaaatagattgtGAATAgtgttttttatctttttgtgcCAACAAACATTGCATAGCTTATATATTTAATGAtcagataaataaaaaaaagttgaagaTAGATGGAGTGGTAAAACAGTCATTTTTACATAGGTCAATGGGTCAAATCTTTGCATCAtcttttccaattttttttcttcttacttTCTTAAATTACATAAAGCCCCCTgattttttggaaaatgttacCAGCAgtcctttttactttttttttctttttaaacccTTAAAGTTTATATCTCATGAAATAACattattttgtaactttttgtaatttttgtaccataagttttatactttataaaaatgacatatgagttgtaagttatgttatctttcacatttattttatatatttagtcttttctttaacttttgtttaattttttgcttttttggcttgtattttattttttttatatactttgtaacattataatttttgtaacattatgtttataacaaatatttagttatttttttttaagttttgttttacatatatgttttcCAATTTTCTTTTCGCTGTaatttctttattcttttttgactcttgaggttttttttaaagttatcttcCAAATGAATAGTATTTGATATGtgacaactttatttttttaccaattgtttttatattgaattaaatGAATACCATATGTTCGTTTGAAATAGTTTGTGGTTCTATTTTTTATCCATACACATAAACGCGCTATCAAAAGCCGATGTTGCCTAGCGGGCAGCTCGGGCTTCCTAGTTATTAATAAAGTCCCTTCCACGTAACAATAATTCAACTATTCTGGCTAATAATCGTATGTTAACTGTAAactactaactactaactcgttgttagaaaaataaataaaatcgtACTAATGTTGCGTGTTGACTATTGAAAGATACTCTCTTCGTCCCACcaaatgtgtcatattttaaattttcaaagtctttatttataaactttgaccttatatattttgatttgtgttatataatattcgataaaaattataccaataaaacatacatttaaaagtctatcaattcatataattttcatcaaatattataaaatacaaatcaaaatatttaaggtcaaagtatATATAGGAAGACTTTGCAAATTCAAAAGAGAACACATTTAGTGGGACGGAGAAAATAGTATTATTATGTATCAAGTCATCAACGTATAGGACATGTATATTCgcggtttttaaaataaaagaatacattattttttgtaaaagGGAAATACAGAAATACATTATTTCAAATAGACTCTCTTCATgttatttcatatcaaaagcacAAATATGTGTTCCAACCGGCCATCTTCAAGCTTTACGTGGATAAAGACGAATTGGAAGACCCTTGGCTGGGCTAGGCATCGGGTTGACGACAATTTGCTCATCGGGGATAATTTTCTCCCATTTAAACTTTGTCACGAGATGATGCATAAAAATGAGAGTTTCTAATCGAGCATACTCTTTTCCAGGACACATTCTTGGTCCTCCCCCAAATGGCACAAACGTATATGGTGCTGGTCCGCTGCCTTCAAATCTTGACGGGTCAAATTTTTGAGGTTCTGGAAAGAACTCCGGATTCTTATGAGTTGAGTTTGCACTCCAATATaactatagaaaacaaaaaggaaagTTGATTAGCTAGCAGCCATATACACAAATGCAAACTAACCCATAAAACCATACACATATATGGACTGATTTTATACAAATTTtggttattttttgttgtttttgatcAAGGATATACACAAAAGTTAATTACCTTCCAGCCCTTGGGGATCGAATAGCCGTTGTACATGAAATCAGTGATGGCTTCTCTAAAGGCGCCTTGGAGAGGCGGGGCTAATCTAAGAACTTCACACGCAACGTTCCATGAGTACTTCATCTTTGATAAATCCTCCCAGTTCAGAAGCTCTCCAGGGGCTTTAGATTTCACAATTTCCATTTGTTCTGCATAATGTACATGtttatcaataataaaaattgatattgaTGTAGCCaaccttatatatatgtttgattttattaatttaatctaCTGAAGTCTTCTATACCTTTGTAGACTCCGTCGTAGATATCAGGTAACTCAGCAAGATACTTAACGATAAAAGCACAAGCTGAACTTGCAGTGTCATGACCACCGATCAGCAACCCTAGTATCTTATCAGCAACATCATATTCTGCCATGAACTTGCCTTCTTCATCGCTAAAAAGAAGCATATGTGACAATATGTCTTGGGTTGGTGTTGCGTTCCCTTCAGCCAAATCAATTTTCCTTTGCTTCACAATGGCTAAGAGTTCTTTTCGTATAAAGTTTGCAGCGTTAATACCTTTCCGGAATGGTGTCCCAGGAAGATCAATGGGGATTGCAAGAAGGCCCGAAGCAATGCTTTCAAATGGGACTGATAAGTATTTGACTCGATCAGGGTCATCAATACTAATAAAGATCTTGCAAGCAAGCCAGAAAGTGAAGTTCTTAGTCAGTTCGTAAGTCACAATTTGTTCTTTCCCTTCCCATCCTCTGGCAAAGTGTTGTTGTGTCACGACGTCCATAATTGGAACATAACGGTGCAAGGCTTCGGGCTTGAAGAAGTTTGGAAGCATTTTTCTCATCTTAATGGCTTCTATCTTGGAAGTTTTGTCAGATGAAGGAAAGATTTTATCAACTGATGCAGGCCACCATCCTTGTACAAGTTTGTTCTCATTTGAAAACAAGAACTTGTTACCTTGGGCACCACAGAACACTGCAGCATCTTCTAGCATGAGAGATGTTCTAAACACAACAGGCGAAAACTTAGACATGCGATCAAATATGAACTTTTCTGGATGACCTTTCCATCCGGTGGCAAGAAACTCAAAACTTTCACCGATTATGGGCCATCCTGTTCCACCAGGTGGAAGTACTTTTCCTTCTTGGGTTGGTTTggacttgaaaaagaaaaaatgaatagAGACAgaaacaacaataacaaaaagAGATAAGAGAGATGCATAAAAGATATCCATTTTGAGAGTTTGTTTTGCCAAGTTCTTTACACTTTCTTGGTGTGTGttttaaaatgaaaactaaaGACTGGTATATAAAGAGTGTATGTGAAAGTGACAATTAAGGTGAACAGACCATAAGGTTATAAAAGATGCTTGGTTTGAAACCTACATGGGAGATGGATGTCAAAATGGTGAATCTTTAGATGTTGACTTGAAGTTTGATGCATTAATTACAATACAATATTACATAGCATGGCTTGAAGCATTAGTCCTTTTTAGAAGATCcttgatttgttttattttagttCTGTTGACTACTAAAAAAGAGTCAAAGTATCCCAATTCTTGTCATTGTCTTCGTCTATAGACTCTCCTGAAATTCGTTTTTAGTTTTCAATCAGATTTTGTCCGAGTCATTTGATTAACTAGGTGCCTGTTTTTTAAAGGCAAACAAGAGTTATATTACAAAACAACCAGTAAGATAGGCGCTAGTAAAGTAATTATACGAGCAAAGAAATGAGGAGCATGGGTTTCCAATCCATAGGAACATAGAAGCTTGATATCACCTATGAGACTATGAGAGTGTTGGTGCGGACAACTTTAAAGTAGTGCCATGTCCCGTATCTATGTAAAAGAAGATCCACAAGAATTATTAAACTTACCAAAACAAACGTATATTTCATTTCTAAGCAGAAAGAATGTGTGTTGTAAACTGACATTCTCCATAAACGAAAACTATTGCAATCATATGGTCTTATGTATAGCTGCATGGATAATTATGATCATGCTTGTATCAAATGACTAAAATTACAATGTGCATTACAAAAGTTACATGTTTAACTGATTAACCAACTACTGAGAATAGTTTGCATGGTACATAAAGAACGAAACTAAGCTGCAGATTCCAGATCACAAAGATATCAAAGCTCAAATGTTGTATGATACTCGGTCAAGCACAACAAACAGCGTAATATATTAAGATCACATACAAATCTGGATTGGTTTACACAACAGCCATGGACATTATCTGACGAGCAAGACCTGGATCTTGTTGCAGAAGCTCCCGCAAGTTAGTCTCCACCTCTGCCAATTGTTTCTCAAGGT
The sequence above is drawn from the Erigeron canadensis isolate Cc75 chromosome 4, C_canadensis_v1, whole genome shotgun sequence genome and encodes:
- the LOC122597632 gene encoding beta-amyrin 28-monooxygenase-like — protein: MENVSLQHTFFLLRNEIYVCFESVKNLAKQTLKMDIFYASLLSLFVIVVSVSIHFFFFKSKPTQEGKVLPPGGTGWPIIGESFEFLATGWKGHPEKFIFDRMSKFSPVVFRTSLMLEDAAVFCGAQGNKFLFSNENKLVQGWWPASVDKIFPSSDKTSKIEAIKMRKMLPNFFKPEALHRYVPIMDVVTQQHFARGWEGKEQIVTYELTKNFTFWLACKIFISIDDPDRVKYLSVPFESIASGLLAIPIDLPGTPFRKGINAANFIRKELLAIVKQRKIDLAEGNATPTQDILSHMLLFSDEEGKFMAEYDVADKILGLLIGGHDTASSACAFIVKYLAELPDIYDGVYKEQMEIVKSKAPGELLNWEDLSKMKYSWNVACEVLRLAPPLQGAFREAITDFMYNGYSIPKGWKLYWSANSTHKNPEFFPEPQKFDPSRFEGSGPAPYTFVPFGGGPRMCPGKEYARLETLIFMHHLVTKFKWEKIIPDEQIVVNPMPSPAKGLPIRLYPRKA